The genomic DNA CGACGAGGAGTTGGCGCTACTGACGAAGGCGGTCGGACACCCGGCGCGCGTGCAAATTCTGCGGCTGCTTTCCCGCCGGCAGTCTTGCGTCTGCGGCGAAATCGCCGACGCGTTTCCGCTGGCACAGTCGACCGTCTCGCAGCATCTCAAGATTCTCAAAGAAGCCGGGCTGATTCGTGGCGAGGTCGACGGCCCTCGCGTTTGCTACTGTGTCGATGCGCGAACCCTTCGCCGGCTGAAGGCACTGATCGCGGTGATCTAGCCGCCGGCCTTTGTCGCCTTCGCATTTTGCCGCGCCGGCCCTTTTGGGATCATTGTTCCCGCGTCGGTTGGTACGTAGGATGAAGACTTACCCCCTGGTGGGAGGCGAGACTTTGT from Pirellulales bacterium includes the following:
- a CDS encoding metalloregulator ArsR/SmtB family transcription factor — its product is MAKKDTACPEEDKLCEADVTAIDTRPVEGPAADEELALLTKAVGHPARVQILRLLSRRQSCVCGEIADAFPLAQSTVSQHLKILKEAGLIRGEVDGPRVCYCVDARTLRRLKALIAVI